In Macadamia integrifolia cultivar HAES 741 chromosome 13, SCU_Mint_v3, whole genome shotgun sequence, one DNA window encodes the following:
- the LOC122059309 gene encoding pentatricopeptide repeat-containing protein At1g03540, producing MLMKLSQRSHYSSLHPHKFNVCIQSLSPESKILGLCKSGVLLGALHLLNSTGSSEISRKPIVYASLLQTCTTTFSFSHGLQIHSHIIKSGLECDRFVGNSLLSLYFKLGRDFSETRKVFDNLFVKDVITWTSIISGYIRIGKPLESLEMFLKMSELGVEPNGFTLSAAIKACSELGALKLGRCFHGMVLGCGFGSNCVIASALLDMYGRNSRLEDALLLFDEMPQRDAICWTSVISACTRNDCFEEALGFFYLMQRKYGCFADGFTFGTVLTACANLGWMKQGKEVHAKVHTAGICGNVVVESSLVDMYGKCGLIRESRQVFDQMATKNSVSWCAMLSGYCQNGDLKSVIELFRMMEKQDDLYSFGTVLCACAGLTAVRLGKEVHCQYLRRGGWRDVVVESALIDLYAKCGCINYAHTIFVEVPVRNLVTWNSMICGLAQNGRGEEALRLFDEMVKEGVKPDYISLVGVLFACSHTGLVDQGQQYFASMREDYGIEAGTEHYSCVVDLLGRAGLLEEAEDLIKKAVFKDDSSLWAALLGACTAYSNPVVAERIAKQMMELEPDYHLSYVLLANIYRTVGRWDDALKITKSMNERGIKKMPGKSWIEVKGNMGYSAPLRKRKCQDIGGLSLQL from the coding sequence ATGTTAATGAAATTGTCTCAGAGGAGCCATTACAGCTCTCTTCATCCTCACAAATTCAACGTTTGCATACAAAGCTTATCACCAGAGTCCAAAATCCTTGGCCTTTGCAAGTCGGGCGTCCTTTTAGGAGCTCTTCATCTTCTTAATTCCACAGGTTCGAGCGAAATCTCCAGAAAACCTATCGTTTACGCTTCTCTGTTACAGACTTGCACCACAACCTTCTCATTCAGCCACGGgctccaaatccattcccacatAATTAAATCCGGTCTTGAGTGTGACCGTTTTGTAGGAAACAGTTTACTCTCATTGTACTTCAAACTTGGTCGTGATTTTTCTGAGACCCGGAAAGTGTTCGATAATTTGTTTGTTAAAGATGTAATAACGTGGACTTCCATTATTTCAGGGTACATTCGTATTGGAAAACCCTTGGAATCGCTTGAAATGTTTTTGAAAATGTCTGAACTTGGAGTCGAACCCAATGGGTTCACCCTTTCGGCTGCAATTAAGGCATGTTCAGAGCTTGGTGCTCTGAAGCTTGGTAGGTGCTTTCACGGAATGGTTCTAGGATGTGGGTTTGGTTCGAATTGCGTCATAGCCAGCGCTCTTTTAGATATGTATGGGAGAAATTCTAGATTAGAAGATGCCCTCCTCTTGTTTGATGAGATGCCGCAACGGGATGCTATTTGTTGGACTTCAGTTATTTCGGCATGTACACGGAATGATTGCTTTGAGGAAGCTCTAGGTTTCTTTTACTTAATGCAGAGGAAGTATGGATGTTTTGCTGATGGGTTTACATTTGGTACTGTTCTAACAGCATGTGCTAATTTGGGATGGATGAAACAAGGTAAAGAGGTTCATGCTAAGGTACATACAGCTGGGATTTGTGGCAATGTTGTTGTTGAAAGCAGCCTTGTCGATATGTATGGAAAATGTGGTTTGATTCGGGAATCTCGTCAGGTTTTTGATCAGATGGCTACAAAAAATTCAGTATCTTGGTGTGCAATGCTAAGTGGTTACTGTCAAAATGGTGACTTAAAATCTGTTATTGAGCTTTTCCGGATGATGGAGAAGCAGGATGACCTCTACAGTTTTGGGACTGTTCTTTGTGCTTGTGCAGGTTTAACAGCTGTGAGACTTGGGAAAGAGGTACACTGCCAGTATCTGAGGAGAGGAGGTTGGAGAGATGTTGTTGTGGAATCAGCTTTAATTGATCTTTATGCCAAATGTGGCTGTATTAATTATGCACACACGATTTTTGTTGAAGTTCCGGTTAGAAATTTGGTAACTTGGAACTCAATGATCTGTGGGTTGGCCCAAAATGGCAGAGGTGAGGAAGCTCTTAGGTTATTTGATGAGATGGTTAAGGAAGGGGTTAAACCTGATTATATTAGCCTTGTCGGGGTTCTTTTTGCTTGTAGTCATACAGGTCTGGTTGATCAAGGGCAGCAATACTTTGCATCGATGAGAGAGGATTATGGTATTGAAGCTGGTACAGAGCACTACAGTTGCGTAGTTGATCTTCTTGGCCGAGCTGGGCTACTGGAGGAAGCTGAAGATTTGATTAAGAAGGCAGTTTTTAAAGATGATTCATCTCTTTGGGCAGCTCTTCTTGGTGCATGTACAGCTTATTCTAACCCTGTTGTAGCAGAGCGCATTGCAAAGCAAATGATGGAACTAGAACCAGACTACCACTTGAGCTATGTTCTTCTTGCTAATATTTATAGGACAGTTGGCAGGTGGGATGATGCTCTAAAGATTACGAAGTCAATGAACGAAAGAGGAATAAAGAAAATGCCCGGTAAGAGCTGGATTGAAGTCAAGGGAAATATGGGATATTCAGCTCCTCTAAGAAAGAGGAAATGTCAAGATATTGGAGGATTGAGTTTGCAGTTGTGA